From the genome of Thermaerobacter marianensis DSM 12885:
CTGGAGTGCTTCGGCCCGGACGTGGCAGGGGCCCTGATCCCCGTGGTCGCGGGCGACGGGCTGCGGCGTGTGGAGGGATACGTGGGGGCGCCCCGCGTGGCCCGGGCCAGCCGGGCCTGGCAGTTCTTCAGCATCAACCGGCGCCCCGTGCAGGTGGCCAGCCTGCGGTTCAGCCTGGAGAACGCGTACCGCCACCTGCTGCCGGCCCGCCGCTACCCCGTGGCGGTGGTGGACGTGGCCCTGCCCGGCGAGGAGGTGGACGTCAACGTCCACCCGGCCAAGCTGGAAGTACGGCTGGTCCGGGAACGGGCGGTGGCGGCCCTGCTCTACGGCGCCGTCCAGGATGCCCTGGCCAAGCGCGACCTGCTCCGGCCGGGGGTGGGACGGGGGGACGAACCCGGCCTGCCGGCCGGGGCGGCCGGCAACGGCTTCGCCGCCGCGGCGGCGGCCCGGGACCCGGCCGCGGGGTCCGAGACGGCAGGGATCGCTGGTGAGAGGCCCGGCGGCGGTGAAGGGGGTCAGGGGGCGGAGCCGGGCGCGGCCGGGGTCGCTGGCGTGCCCTGGGCGCAACGGCGGGGACCCCTCCGGCCCGGGGCGCCGCGGCTGGTCCGGGGGGCCACCTGGGCCGGCTCCGCCGCCACGGGCCCGGATGCACCGGCTGCCGCCGAAGGGCCGGGGCCGTACGACACCGCCGTCTGGGTGGAGGTCTTCCGCCGCCACCCGGCGGAGGGCGGCGCGGTCCCCGCGGCCGGCCAGGTGGTCCCATCTCACCGGACGGGTGGCGGCGCAGCGGGCGAAACGGTTCCCGGTGACCGGCCGGGCGGCGAGGCGGCGGGTGCGCCCGCCTGGGCGCCCGCAACGGGGTCCGCGGACGGCCGGGACCTGTTGCGCCAGCTGCAGCCCCTGGGCCAGGTGGCCGGCACCTACCTGGCCTGCGCCGGGCCCGACGGGCTTTACCTGGTGGATCAGCACGCCGCCCACGAGCGGGTGTACTTCGAGCGGTTCCTGCGGGAGGGGGCGTCTCCGGCCGGCGTGCCCGCCCAGATGCTGGCGGTACCCGTGGTGATCGACCTGGCGCCGGCGGAACGGGCCCTGCTTGAGGAGCACCGGGCGGCGGTGGCGCGGCTGGGCTTCCGGATCGAGCCCTTCGGCCCGCGGTCGGTGGCGGTGCGGGCCGTCCCCGCAGCCCTGGCGGACCGGCCCGCCCCGGACCTTCTGGTCGACCTGCTGTCCCGCCTGCTGGTGGAGGCGGTGACCCGCGGCGACGGTGAACGCGTTGGGGGCACCGGTGCCCAAGACCCGGACCCGGCGGATCCCGGGGGCGAGGGGACGGCGCTGGCCGCCCTGGATACGGAACGGGCCGCCCGGATCCTGGCCGCCTGCAAGGCGGCCATCAAGGCCGGCGACCGCCTCCACCCGAGGGAGATGGCCCGGCTCCTGGCCGACCTGGCCGCCTGCCGGCAACCCTATACCTGTCCCCACGGCCGGCCCACGGTGATCCGGGTGGGCGTGGAGGAACTGGAGCGCCGGTTCGGCCGCCGGGGCAGCGGTTGAGGGGGTGAGGGCAGGGTGTGCCCCGACGCGGGGGTGGAAGGTGGCCGCGGCGGCAGGGGAGGGCGGGGCGACACGCCGGCGCGGGAAGGCGGCGCGGGGGACCGGAGCCTGCCTCCCCTGATCGTCATCGTTGGCCCTACGGCCGTGGGCAAGACGGCCTTGTCCCTGCTCCTGGCGGAGCGCCTGCCGGTGGAGGTGGTCTCCGCCGACTCCACCCAGGTCTACCGCGGCCTGGACATCGGCACCGACAAGGTGGACCCGGAGATCCGCCTCCGCATCCCCCACCACCTGATCGACATCCGGAACCCCGACGAGCCTTACAGCGTGGCGGAGTTCCGGCGGGACGCCGCCGCCGCCATCGCGGACATCCGGCGGCGGGGCCGCTACCCCGTGCTGGTGGGCGGCACGGGCTACTACGTGACCGCCTTGCTCCTGGGCTACGACTTCGAGCCGGTTCCGCCGGACCCGGAGCTGCGGCGGCAGCTGGAGGAGGACTACGACCGGCTGGGCCCCGAAGCGCTGCACCGCCGGCTGGCGGCCGTCGATCCCCAGCGGGCGGCCGCCATCCACCCCCACGACCGCAAGCGGCTGGTCCGGGCCCTGGAGATCTGGCACCGGACGGGGCAGCCGCCCAGCCGGTTCCACCCGCCCCGGGACGGGCCGCTGGCCTTTGACGCCCGCTGCTACGGCCTGACCGACGACCGCCGGCGGGTCTACCGCGCCATCGAGGAGCGGGTGGATCGCCAGCTGGCCCGCGGCCTGGTGGAGGAAGTGCGGAGGCTGCTGGATGCGGGCTACTCGCCCTCCCTCCCCGCCCTGCAGGCGCTGGGTTACAAGGAGATCATCGGCTACCTGCGCGGGGAGTACGACCTGGCCGAGGCCCGGCGGCGGCTGATCCGCAACACCCGCCGTTACGCCAAGCGCCAGTGGACCTGGTTCCGGCACCAGCTGCCCGGGATACGCTGGTTCGACCGGTCGCGGTGGTCGCTGCCCGAGATCGCGCGGCGGATCGCCGGCGAGGTGCGAGGTACGGTGGACGGTTCCAAGGAAGGGCCGGGAGGGCCGGGCACCGCGGCCGGGAAGGGGTAGGAGGCGGAACTGGACCCGGTGCCGGTGCCCGGGACGGTCCGGGCGGGGGGCCGGTGGGCCGGCCGGCGTGGCTCACGCCCCCTCGTTTCCGCCGCTGGAGGCCCGTGAGGGTTGGTTTCCCCCGGCGGGGGCCGGGACGTCCGGTCGCTCCCCGCCGCACCCGAAGGCCTCGGCGGCGACGTGATCGCAGACCGGACAGACGCCCCGGGTCAAGGCCTGGGCCCGCAGTTCCAGGGGAGCCTCCGCCCGCCCCAACCGGTAACCGTCCCGGTAGCCCCGGCGCCGCCCGGCGGCGTAACCGAGGGCGACGGCAAGGAGGACGGTGCCCAGGACGGCCGCCCAGCCCGCCGGACCCACGACGCCGGCCGTTGCTGCCCCGTCGAGCACGCCTCCCATGACGATCCCACCCTTCCGGTGGGGGTTCACCGCCGGCCCATGGCGCTGTGGGCTTTGGTCCCTGCGCTCTTCGGGCCGCGGCTGGCCAGGCCGGCCGCCAGGGCGACGGCCCCTGCGGCTGCCGCCCGCAACGGGTCCCAGGCCGCGGCCAGCAAGCCGAGGGCCAGCCCCACCAGCAAGGCCTCCACCGCCCCCAGGCGGGTGGCCCAGTTACGGGCCGGAGCGATGCGGCTCACGTTGTCGTCCGGGTCGCCCGCCTGCAGGTTGCGGCCCGGGAAGGGGGTCGGGGCGGGAGCCGGACGGGGGGCCGGGCCGCGGGCCGGCTGGGGTGGACCGGCCCGGACCCGCGCCGTCTCCCGGCGCAGGTCCACCCAGTCGTCCAGCAGCTGCACGGCGCCCACCAGGGCGAGGGCGGCCAGCGTGTCGGGCACGCCCGCGGCCAGGGCCGCCAAGGCCACGGCCAGCGCCGTTTCCTGCCAGGCCCGCAGGCCCAGGGGAAGCCTCGCCCCGGCACCGTGGGCCATGCCCCAGGCGTAGCTGGCCCAGAACAAGAGCAGCGCATCCCGCAGGGACAGGGCCGTGGCCACGGCCAGGGCCGCCAGGGCGTAGGCCGTGGCGGCGGGGCCCAGGCGCGCCGCCACGTTGGGGCGGCCGGCCTGCTCGTCCTCGGCGCGGTCCAGCACGTCGTCCATGAGCTTCACGGCGACCCCGGCGGCGGCCACGGCCGCCAGCCGCGCGCCCGCCGCCGGTTCGACCGGCGGCAGCCAGCCGGCGGCCAGCCACTGCCACAGCGCGGCGGTCACCGCCGCCGCCCCCTGCGGCGATCACACGTACCGGGCGACAAAGCGCCGCACCTCCCGGAACCCCTTGCGCTCCAGCGCCGAGATAGCGAAGACCGGCCGCCCGTGGAAGACGCGGCGGATGGTGGCCAGGCCTCGGGCCGCCGCGGGCAGGTCCATCTTGTTGGCCAGGACGGCGTAGGGGGCCCGGAGGGGAAGGTACCGGGCGATCTGGACCTCCACCTCGGCGATGGCCGCCCGCCCCTGGCGGCCCACCCGGTCGGCGTCGATGACGTGCAGCACCGCGTCGGCCAGGCGCAGGGCCCGCAACGTCTGGGCCACCGCCAGGCGGACCTGGCGGTCCTCGTCGATGCCGTCGAGCAGGCCGGTGGAGTCCGTCAGGACCACCACCCGCGCCCGCTTGCGGGCCGGCAAGGAGACGGTCAGGGACTGGAGGCAGCGGGTGGTGTGGGGCTCGTCCCCGACCAGCAGCGGGCGATCCCGCTCCAGGTGGCAGGGCCGGGTGAAGGTCCCGCCTTCGGCGGCCTGGACCGTCATCTCCGCCCGTTCGACCCCCAGGTAGCGGGCGAAGTTCAGCAGGAACAGGGTTTTTCCCGCGTTGGCCTGTCCGATGATCAGCGCCGTCCTCACGGCCACCCCTCCCCGGGTCCGCTCGCCGGGTCGAGATCGGCCGCGGTCAGGCGCATGAGTTCCTCCCGGCCGGCGGTGGGCCGGTCCAGCAGCCGTACGGCCTGGCGCCGGATGGCGCGCTCGATCAGATTGCGCACGGTGCGGGCGTTGCCCGAGCGCTGGCCGAATCCCGGCGGCAGGGTCCGGAGGATCTCCCGCAGCCGCTGCTCCGCGCTGGCGTCCAGCACGTACTGCCGCTGCCCGGCCATCTGGTGGGCGATGGCCACCAGTTCGTCCACCGTGTAGTCGGGGAAGGCCAGGTGCAGGGGGAACCGGGAGCGCAAGCCCGGGTTCGTCTGGAGGAACCAGGCCATCTCCTGGCGGTAGCCGGCCAGGATCACCACCAGCCGCTGGCGCTGGTCTTCCATTTGCTTGACCAGCGTGTCGATGGCCTCCTTGCCGAAGTCCTTCTCGCCGCCCCGGGCCAGGGAGTAGGCCTCGTCGATGAAGAGGACGCCGCCCAGGGCCTGGTGGATAACCTGCCGGGTCTTCTGGGCGGTGTGGCCGATGTACTCGCCCACCAGGTCGGCCCGCTCCACCTCCACCAGGTGTCCTTTCTCCAGCACGCCCAGGGCCCGGAAGAGCCGGGCCACGATGCGGGCCACGGTGGTCTTGCCGGTGCCGGGATTGCCCGTGAAGACCATATGCAGGGTCAGGGGCTCGTTGATCAGGCCGGCCCGGGCCCGGCGCTCGCGCACGGTGACGTAGGCGCGCATCTCGCGGATCACCCGCTTGACGTGGTGCAGGCCGATCAGGGCGTCCAGGTCGGCCATGGCCGCCTCGATCTCCCGCTCCCGCTGCCGCTCGTCGTCGGCGGTCTCCGGCGCCGGCTCCCGTTCCAGCCGGTGCAGGTAGACCACCGCCTGGGGTGGCGTGATGCGCCCCTCCTCGATCCAGCGGATCACCTCGTCAAGGGAGGACGGTTGCGGCGGCTGGGACGGTACCCGCCCGTCCTGGGGCGGTCGGGGCACCAGGACGCGCTGCATGGAACCACCTCCGGCCCGGCATCGTTCCAGTGTATTCGGCGGGACCCGGGTCGTGTTCGTCCGCGGGATTCCACCCGCGTCCGGGGGTTGGGCCCCGGGACGGTCCTGCGCGGCCGGGCCGGGACCTGCCCGACCCGCCCGGCAGCGAGCACGGGGTGGTAGAATGCCGGCAGGAGGCCGCCCGGCGGCCCCTCCGGGACCGGCGGGGCGGCTGCGGGGCGGTACCGGGCGGCCGCGCGGCGGCCACCAGGTGGCCGCGCGAGCTGCGGGTGCGGGAGCGGCAGGGTGAAGGAGGGCGGGCATGGCACCGGTGCGGCGCGTGGCGGGACGAACCGGCCAGGACGGGACCGGGGCGGCCGAGGGCAACGGGCCGGAAGGCCGGCCGGTTCCGGAGCGGCCGGATCCTATCCCGGAGGGGGGGCAGGTCCGGGCGCGGCTCGACCCCGGGGCGCCGGGCAGGCAGGTCCGGGCACGACCGGACGCTCCGGCGGAGGGCGGACAGGCCCGGAAGCAGGCGGGCCCTGCGGGGAAGGGCGGGTCCCGCCGGGCACGGCAGGACCCCGCGGCCGAGGACCGCGATCCCCCGGACGAACGGGCCCGCAGGCGGGCTGGCGGGCCGGAGCGGGCGCTCCTGGTCGGCGTGGCCTGGGAGCGGGACGGCCGGCTCTCCTTCGACGAGCGGATGGACGAGCTGAAGGAACTGGCCCGGTCGGCCGGCGCCCAGGTCGTGGGGGAGATCCGCCAGCGCCGCGGCCGCCCCGAGCCGGCCACCCTCATCGGCCCCGGCAAGGTGGCCGAGGTGGCCGACGCCCGCCGGCGCCTGGACGCGGACGTGGTGATCTTCGACCGTGACCTGACCCCGGCCCAGCTGCGGAACCTGGAGCGGGCCATCGGCGGCAAGGTCATCGACCGGACCCAGCTGATCCTCGACATCTTCGCCGCCCGGGCCCGTAGCCGTGAAGGCCAGCTGCAGGTGGAGCTGGCCCAGCTCCAATACCTGCTGCCGCGCCTGGCGGGGATGGGCGAGGCCCTCTCGCGGCTGGGCGGCGGCATCGGCACCCGGGGTCCCGGCGAGACGCGGCTGGAGGTGGACCGGCGCCGCATCCGCCGGCGCATCGCCGACCTGCGGCGGATGCTGGCCGAGGTGAGGCGGCACCGGAGCGTCCAGCGCAAGGGGCGGCAACGGGCCGGCATCCCGGTGGTCGCCCTGGTGGGGTACACCAACGCCGGCAAGACCACCCTGCACGCGGCCCTGGTGCGTCGGTTCGGGGTGGCGGCGGGGCCCGTGGCGCAGGGCCGCGACCGCCTCTTCGACACCCTGGACCCGACGGTACGGCGGGTGAAGTGGCCCGGCGTGGGGCCGGTGCTGGTGGCGGATACCGTCGGGTTCATCCACGACCTGCCGCCCCACCTGATCGCCGCCTTCCGGGCCACCCTGGAGGAGGTGCTCGAGGCGGACCTCTTGCTCCACGTGGTCGACGCCTCCCAGCCCCGCTGGCCCGTGGACGTGGAGACGGTGGACGCCATCCTGGACGACCTGGGCGCGCGGCAGCCGCGACTGCTGGTGATGAACAAGATGGACGCGGTGGCTGCAGGCGTGGAAGATGCCGGCGCCGGGTGGGGGGAGGGACGGGGAGGGGAGGAGCCCGGGATCGCGCAACCGGCCACCCATGCCGAAGCGGCGCTGGGCGGGGATTCGACGGCCGATTGGGCGGCTGCGGGAGCGGCATCGCCGGTACCCGACGGGGTGGTGCCTGCGGCCAGCCAAGGGACGGCCCCCGCGACGGGGGGTGGGGCGGCCCGCGTCGGGCGTGGCGTGATGCCAGCGCCCCGAACGGGGCGAGCAGGCGGGGTCGTCCGTGTGTCCGCGTGGACCGGCCAGGGCCTCGACGACCTGGCCGCGGCGGTGGCCGCGTTCCTCCAGCAAGGTCTGCGCCGGGTCACCGTGCTGGTCCCTTACCACCGGCCCGACCTCAGGACCCGCATCCACGACGCGGGCACGGTGGAGGCGGAAGAACCGGGATCCGATGGCTGGACCCTGACGGCACGACTGCCGGAGGCCGAAGTCGGGCGGCTGCGCCGGGCGGGCTGCCGGTTCGAAGACCAGGCGGCTCCAGAGTCGGGAGCGGTGTTCTGATGGACATCCCCATCGACGCCGTACGCATGGTGGCCGGTCCGAACGGCTGGATCCCCGTCGCCCTGGCGGCGGGTCCCGATCCTGCCGGCGGCCCCTGGTGGCTGGCCGTCCTGGCGACCCTGGGCATCGCCGCGGGTTTGGCAGGTACGGTCATTCCCGTGCTGCCGGGACTGCCGCTGGTGTTCCTGTCCATTGCCGTCTATGCCGTGGCGACGGGATTCCGCGTGATCCCGCCTGGTGCCCTGGCCGTCATGCTGCTGGCGACCGCGGCCGGGATGGCCCTGGAATATGGGCTGGGTCCGGCCGCCGCCCGGCGGCGCGGGGCCAGCCGGGCCGCCTTCTGGGGCGCCATCGTGGGCGGCATCGCCGGAGCCTGGTCGTTCCCGCCCCTGGGGCTCCTCCTGGGTCCCCTGGCCGGCGCCGTGGTGGGCGAGTTATGGAGCGGCCGCTCCTGGCAGCAGGCCCTTGCCACGGGCTGGACCACGGTGGCGGGCCTTCTGGCCGGCCTGCTGCTCGAGCTCACCATCGGCGTCGCGATGGCGGTCTATTTCTGGATCCGCGCGTTCTGACCGGGATTGCCTCAGCCCATGCGCCGCAGCAACGCGACGACCTTCCCCAGCACCCGGGCGTGCCGGACGCGAATGGGCTCCATGGCCGGGTTCTCCGGCTGGAGGCGGATCCCGTCCCGTTCCTGGTAAAAGCGCTTGACGGTCGCCTCGTCTTCCAGCAGGGCGACCACGATGTCACCGTTCTGGGCGGTGTCCTGCCGGCGGACGATCACGTAGTCGCCGTCCAGGATGCCGGCGCCGATCATGCTGTCCCCCCGGATGCGCAGGGCGAAGACCTCCCCCTCGGGGACCAGGTCTGCCGGGAGCGGGAGGATGTCCTCGATGTTTTCCACCGCCAGGATGGGCTGCCCCGCCGTCACCTGGCCCACCAGCGGCACGGGTACGGTCCGGGTGCGGACGTTGGCTTCGTCCAGGATCTCGATGGCCCGCGGCTTGGTGGGATCCCGCCGGATGTAGCCCTTCCGCTCCAGCTGGGCGAGGTAGGTGTGCACCGTCGACGTGCTCTTGAGGCCGACCGCCTCGCCGATCTCCCGTACCGAGGGAGGATAGCCGCGCTCGCGGACCCACCCCTTGATGAAGTCGAGGATCTCCCGCTGCCTGCGGGTCAGTTCCTGCAACGCCCGCACCTCCTGTTTTCGGCACGCCAGCTGCCGCCATTGTAAGGGACCGAATGCAGGTTCTGCAAACAACTGTTCGCAAACCCAGGCCGATCTCCTTCCGGGCCTCCCCAGCAAGCGCAACGACGGGTCCAACCCGTCATGCCCCCCCTCCCCGGCCGGACGATGGTCGTGGAGGGCCGGCCGTCGCCGTTCCGAGACCACGATGTCTACGGCGGTGGCCGGCGGGGCGCGGGGAGACGGGGCGCCGGGGGTTGCAGCGGGACGGTGCGGGGAGCCGCGGCGCCCCTGCGGAAGTTCGGGACTTGACCTGCGAACACATGTTCCCATACCATGGGGATGACACCAAACACGTGTTTGCGTCCGGGAGGGGGTTGGCCATGGCGGGGTCCGCCATGTCTTCGCGACGGCGCAGGTACCGGTGGCGGCCTGCCCGAAGCCTGGCGTTCTTGACGACGGTGCTCATCCTCATGCTGGCGACGGGTATGGGTGTCGAGGCGTGGCCTTCGCGGGCATCCGCTCGGGGCGACGGGGGCGATGCCGTTCCCGCCGTTCCTCCAGCCGGACCCGGTGTGACTTGGCATGGTCGCGCAGGTGAATCGCGCAGCGCGTTGCGGCCGGACGGCTCCGTCGTCGTCGTGGTGCGCCCGGGCGACACCCTTTGGGAAGTGGCGCAGCGCTATGGCCGCACCGACCGGGATCCTCGGGACGTAGTCGCCGCGATCATGGAGGCCAGCGGATTGTCAACCGCCCAGCTCCGGCCGGGCATGGTGCTGGTGGTCCCCGCGGCCTTGGCGCGCCGCTAGGCGGCTCCCTGTTCGGTGGCCGGAAGGAGCAGGAGGTGGCTTGCCGGAGCAGGCCGATGGATCGCCTGGGTGACGCTGTTTCTCCATAGAATCGGAGCCCGTGGTCGAACCGGGTGCGGCAAGGCGGGGCACGCAGGGTCCGCCAGGCGGAGTGCGTGACGGCAGCCGGACCGTGCCGGGGGTCGGTACGATGTACCGCCGCCGCCTGAACTTCGCAGAAGTAGCATTATGTTAACTAACGCGGGAACGCGGGCATGGGCCGCGATCCGGCCCATGCCCTCCGGGTTCCCCACCACCCGAGACCCACACCCAGCGCGGCCCCGCCCTCCCAGCCTGTGGGGCGGCAGTGGCCAGCATGGGCTGCAGCGCTGGCGGTGGTCTCCTGCTCTCGCCGCGGGCCCCGCCGCTAGAGCGGCGACTCCGGCTGGAACCGCGGCGCCCGCTTGGCCCGCAGCGATGCCAGGCCCTCGGCGGCGTCCGGCAGGGTAAAGCCCAGGAACTCCAGGGCCGTCGAAGTGTCGAAGATCGGGCCGGCCGCCCTGAGCCAGTTGTTGAGGGCGTACTTGGTCCAGCGGATGGCCGTCGGGCTGCCTGCGGCCAGGCGCCGGGCGATGGCCAGGGCCGTCTCCCGCGCCTGGCCGTCGTCGACGCAGAGGGACACCAGCCCCATCCTCTCCGCCTGCTCTCCCGTCACGGGCTCGTTGAGAAGCAGGTGGTACTTGGCCTTGGCCATGCCGACCAGCAGCGGCCAAACGATGGCGGCGTGATCGCCTGCCGCCACGCCCAGGCGGACGTGGCCGTCCAGCAGCCGGGCGCCGCGGGCCGCCACGGAGATGTCGGCCAGCAGGGCCACGGCGAGACCGGCCCCCACCGCCGGCCCTTCGATGGCGGAGACCACGGGCTTGGAGCAGTGGATCAGGTTGTAGACCAGGTCGCGGGCTTCCTTCCACACCCGCACCCGGACCTGCGGGTCCTGGATGATCGCTTCCACCAGCCGGAAGTCGCCGCCGGCGGAAAAGGCCTTCCCGGCGCCCCGCACCAGGACCACCCGCACCTGGGCATCGGCGTCCAGGTCCCGCCAGATCCGGGCCAGTTCGGTGTGGGTCTCGGCGTCGATGGAGTTCAAAGTTTCCGGCCGTTCCAGGACCACCTCGAGGATGCCGGGCTCGGCCCACCCGAGCTGCAACCGGCGGTACTGCGGCCACCACGAGGCCATGGTCTTCCCCCCTCCGGGGCGCCCGACGCGCCGTGGATAACGCGCCGAACACCAAGACGCGCCGAACACGAACAAAGAGGAGTTCGGCCCGGGCCGAGCCGAACTCCTCTTGCTCCCCGTCCGTTCGCGTGTGGCCGTCGCTGGGCGGGCCGGGCCGACGGGCCCTACGGCCGCACGCGCAAGACGATCTTGCCGCGGACGCCGCCCTCCTCGAGGCGAGCGTGGGCTTCGGCCACCTGGTTGAGCGGCAGGATGCCGTCCAGGGCCGGGCGCAGCCGGCCGCCTTCGATGAGCGTCCGCAGGGCGTCCAGCTTGTATCGCGCCCGCTCGAGGAACAGGCCGTGGATGGTCAGGTTCTTCGGGTACGCGATGCTCAGGTTGACCTGGCCGCCGCCGAGGATGGTCACCACCCGCCCGTGGGGCCGGGTGACCTCGAAACTCCGCGTCAGCACGTCGCCGCCCACGGTGTCCAGCACCAGGTCGACGCCCCGGCCGCCCGTCTCCTGGCGGATGATCTCGACGAAGTCCTGGGTCCGGTAGTCGATCACCCGGTCGGCCCCCAGCGACTTGACGAACTCGGCGTTCTCCGCCCGGGCCGTGGCGTAGACGAAGGCGCCCGCCGCCTTGGCGATCTGCACGGCGAAGTGGCCCACGCCGCCGGCGGCCCCGTGGATCAGCACCGTCTCCCCCACCCGCAGGCCGCCGCGGGTGATCAGGGCATCCCAGGCGGTACCGCCCGCCAGGGGCACCGCAGCCGCCTCGGTGTGGGACAGGTTCTCCGGCTTGCGGGCGACGATCTCCTGCCGCGCCACGTGGTACGGGGCGTAACTGCCCGGCCGCCCGCCGAAGATCTCCGGGGTGTAATACACCTCGTCGCCGGGCTTGAAGTCGGTGACGCCCGGCCCGACGGCCGCCACCACGCCGGAGACGTCGTAGCCGATGATGGCCGGCGGCCGGACCCCCGCCCAGGTGCCGTTGCGGCGGATCTTGTAGTCGACGGGATTGACCGACGTGGCGTGGACCTCCACCAGGACCTCACCGGGGCCCGGCTCCGGCACCGGCACCTGGCGCTCCTCGAACACCTCCGGCCCGCCAAAGGAACGGATGAACATCGCCTTCATCGTCTCGGCCAATGGGGATCCCTCCTGCCCGCTCCACCGTCCTTGGATTGAACGGGTTCCTCTTCCACCGGCTGGAGAGGGGCACCCATTTCACGGGTTAGCCCATCGCTACCAGCATCGTCAAGCTGGGGACCCCATCCGACGGGGCAGGCCGGACCCCGACGGCCTGAACCCCCGGTGGGGCCGGAAGGACCGCGGCCGGTCACGGTCAAACCCTATCCCGGGAAGGGCTGGAGGCCCCGCTGCCCCGAGCCGCGCGCCTGCCTCTGGCCGGGGCCGAGGGGCACCCACGGCTCCCACCGGCCCCGCCGGACCGGGCGGCTCGCTCCCACCGCGGACCGCAGCCCTGGTTCGGTGGCGAGCCCCACGCCCCGGTGGCCAGCCCGACGCTGTCGAAGGAGCGATGCCTACGAAGACCAGTGTACCCCCACGGACCGGCGCCGGCGAACGCTCCGCCGCCGCGATCCAGTCCCCTTCACGGCAACGGCACGACCCGCCCGTTCCCGTCCACCCCGAACCCCGGGTGCCGCGCCATCGCTGGCTGCTGCTTGCCCTGGCCACCCTGCAGCAGGCGGGGCTGACGGCCGTGCGCTTCGGCATTCCCGTCCTGGCGCCCTTCATCCGGGCCGACCTGGGCCTCTCGCTGTCGGCCACCGGGATGATCCTGGGTGCCTTCGACCTCGGGGCGCTCTTGACGTTCTACGCCACCGGCCGGCTGACCGACCGCTTCGGTGACCGGCGGGTGATGGCGGCGGGGGCGATCGTCACCGGGGCGGTCACCGCGGCCGCCGCCCTGGGCCGGGGCGGCTTCGGGCTCCTCCTGGGGCTGCTCGTTCTGGCCGGGACGGGCTTCCCGTCGAGCCAGGTGGCGGGAAGTCACGCCGTCGTCGGCTGGTTCCCGGTGCACGAGCGGGGCCTGGCCATGGGCATTCGCCAGGCGGGCCTGCCCGCGGGCGGCTTCGCCGCCGCCCTGGTCTTGCCGGGGCTGGCCGCTGCGTGGGGCTGGCGGGTCGCCCTCATGGCGGCCGCCCTGGCCTGTATGGCCAGCGGAGTGCTGGTGGGGCTCGTTCTTCCCCGGGACGAACCCGGCCCGCGCCAACCGGTCCCGGCGGGCGTCGCACGGGCCGGAACCGCCCCTGCCCCGGGCGGGACCGCCGGCGGGCCGGCGCGACCTGCCACCGGACACGCCCCTGCTGCTGCCCGGCAACCCGGAGCGTGGGAGGTGGCGGGCTGGTTCTTCCGCCAGGCGCCGCTGGTGCTGGTGACCCTGGTGGCCTGCCTGCTGGCGTCGGTCCAGTTCAGTCTGACCGGTTACCTTCCCCTGTTCATGGAAGACGTCTTCCGCTGGCCCCCGGAGGCGGCGGGGCGGCTGCTGCTGGTGGTCCACCTGGGCGGGGTGCTGGGCCGGCTGGCCTGGGGGTGGGCGTCGGACCGCGTCTTCGGGGGCGAGCGGGCCCGTCCCATGGCCGGGGCAGCCTTGACGGGGACGGCCGTAGCGGCCCTGCTGGTGCTG
Proteins encoded in this window:
- the mutL gene encoding DNA mismatch repair endonuclease MutL, coding for MGRIRRLDPQVINQIAAGEVVERPASVVKELVENSLDAGARRIRVDVEEGGLRSITVADDGCGMDPDDAMLAVERHATSKITRLDDLAHAGTLGFRGEALAAIASVARLELITRPPGADGGFRVVVEGGTARGAGPWASPPGTRVTVRDLFFNTPARRKHLKGPAAEFARIADVVTAHALARPEVRFELVHNGREVLRTSGSGDRAVVVLECFGPDVAGALIPVVAGDGLRRVEGYVGAPRVARASRAWQFFSINRRPVQVASLRFSLENAYRHLLPARRYPVAVVDVALPGEEVDVNVHPAKLEVRLVRERAVAALLYGAVQDALAKRDLLRPGVGRGDEPGLPAGAAGNGFAAAAAARDPAAGSETAGIAGERPGGGEGGQGAEPGAAGVAGVPWAQRRGPLRPGAPRLVRGATWAGSAATGPDAPAAAEGPGPYDTAVWVEVFRRHPAEGGAVPAAGQVVPSHRTGGGAAGETVPGDRPGGEAAGAPAWAPATGSADGRDLLRQLQPLGQVAGTYLACAGPDGLYLVDQHAAHERVYFERFLREGASPAGVPAQMLAVPVVIDLAPAERALLEEHRAAVARLGFRIEPFGPRSVAVRAVPAALADRPAPDLLVDLLSRLLVEAVTRGDGERVGGTGAQDPDPADPGGEGTALAALDTERAARILAACKAAIKAGDRLHPREMARLLADLAACRQPYTCPHGRPTVIRVGVEELERRFGRRGSG
- the miaA gene encoding tRNA (adenosine(37)-N6)-dimethylallyltransferase MiaA — encoded protein: MCPDAGVEGGRGGRGGRGDTPAREGGAGDRSLPPLIVIVGPTAVGKTALSLLLAERLPVEVVSADSTQVYRGLDIGTDKVDPEIRLRIPHHLIDIRNPDEPYSVAEFRRDAAAAIADIRRRGRYPVLVGGTGYYVTALLLGYDFEPVPPDPELRRQLEEDYDRLGPEALHRRLAAVDPQRAAAIHPHDRKRLVRALEIWHRTGQPPSRFHPPRDGPLAFDARCYGLTDDRRRVYRAIEERVDRQLARGLVEEVRRLLDAGYSPSLPALQALGYKEIIGYLRGEYDLAEARRRLIRNTRRYAKRQWTWFRHQLPGIRWFDRSRWSLPEIARRIAGEVRGTVDGSKEGPGGPGTAAGKG
- a CDS encoding GTPase domain-containing protein, which encodes MRTALIIGQANAGKTLFLLNFARYLGVERAEMTVQAAEGGTFTRPCHLERDRPLLVGDEPHTTRCLQSLTVSLPARKRARVVVLTDSTGLLDGIDEDRQVRLAVAQTLRALRLADAVLHVIDADRVGRQGRAAIAEVEVQIARYLPLRAPYAVLANKMDLPAAARGLATIRRVFHGRPVFAISALERKGFREVRRFVARYV
- a CDS encoding AAA family ATPase, with translation MQRVLVPRPPQDGRVPSQPPQPSSLDEVIRWIEEGRITPPQAVVYLHRLEREPAPETADDERQREREIEAAMADLDALIGLHHVKRVIREMRAYVTVRERRARAGLINEPLTLHMVFTGNPGTGKTTVARIVARLFRALGVLEKGHLVEVERADLVGEYIGHTAQKTRQVIHQALGGVLFIDEAYSLARGGEKDFGKEAIDTLVKQMEDQRQRLVVILAGYRQEMAWFLQTNPGLRSRFPLHLAFPDYTVDELVAIAHQMAGQRQYVLDASAEQRLREILRTLPPGFGQRSGNARTVRNLIERAIRRQAVRLLDRPTAGREELMRLTAADLDPASGPGEGWP
- the hflX gene encoding GTPase HflX, which produces MAPVRRVAGRTGQDGTGAAEGNGPEGRPVPERPDPIPEGGQVRARLDPGAPGRQVRARPDAPAEGGQARKQAGPAGKGGSRRARQDPAAEDRDPPDERARRRAGGPERALLVGVAWERDGRLSFDERMDELKELARSAGAQVVGEIRQRRGRPEPATLIGPGKVAEVADARRRLDADVVIFDRDLTPAQLRNLERAIGGKVIDRTQLILDIFAARARSREGQLQVELAQLQYLLPRLAGMGEALSRLGGGIGTRGPGETRLEVDRRRIRRRIADLRRMLAEVRRHRSVQRKGRQRAGIPVVALVGYTNAGKTTLHAALVRRFGVAAGPVAQGRDRLFDTLDPTVRRVKWPGVGPVLVADTVGFIHDLPPHLIAAFRATLEEVLEADLLLHVVDASQPRWPVDVETVDAILDDLGARQPRLLVMNKMDAVAAGVEDAGAGWGEGRGGEEPGIAQPATHAEAALGGDSTADWAAAGAASPVPDGVVPAASQGTAPATGGGAARVGRGVMPAPRTGRAGGVVRVSAWTGQGLDDLAAAVAAFLQQGLRRVTVLVPYHRPDLRTRIHDAGTVEAEEPGSDGWTLTARLPEAEVGRLRRAGCRFEDQAAPESGAVF